The window GAACACGATCCACTGGTAGGTGTCAATTTCACTGATGGCCAGATCCAAAGGGCCGTAGTCGTCCGGCGGGCGGATGGCGATGGTCGGAAACTCCAGAGCCTCGCCCCCCAGCCGGGCGATCCGCTCCGACAGCGCGCTGGCCTGCTCCCGCGACCGGGTGACCAGAATCCGCCGGCCGAAGAGCGGCTTTTGCTCGAACCAGCGCAGGTGCGGCCGCATCCGGCACACCTCGCCCACCACAATGACGGCCGGGTTCTTCAGCCCGGCTGCCCGGACCCGTTCCACGATGTCGTCCAGGGTGCCCTCCACCGTTTCCTGCTCGGGCAGCGTCCCCCAACGGATGACGGCCACCGGGGTGGATCCGGCCCGGCCGTGCCGGACAAGCCGCGCCACGATGTCGGGCAGGTTGGCCATACCCATCAGGAACACGATGGTGCCGGCCCCGGTGCTTAGTTTGTCCCACGCAATGGCGGTTTCGTCTTTGGTGGGGTCTTCATTGCCGGTGATCACGGCCACCGAGGCCGTGAAATCCCGGTGGGTCAGCGGGATGCCCGCGTACGCGGGCGCCGCCACCGCCGAGGTCACCCCGGGCACCACTTCGAAAGGAATGCCCCGTTCCGCCAGGTACTCGGCTTCCTCGCCGCCGCGGCCGAAAACGAAGGGGTCACCCCCTTTGAGCCGGGCCACCGTCAGCCCTTCCCCGGCCCTGGCGGCCAGTAAGCCGTTAATCGCGTCCTGCGTCAGGGTGTGCCCTTCGGGAGATTTCCCGGCAAAAACCAGTTCGGCTTCCGGCCGGGCGTGCATCAGGATCCGCGAGTTGACCAGGCGGTCGTACACCACCACGTCCGCCTCCTGGATGCAGACTAGTCCTTTCAAGGTCAACAGGCCGGCGTCACCCGGGCCCGCCCCGACCAGGTACACTATGCCGCGAGGCATCACTTCTCCACTCCTTTACGCACCCGCACGCACCCGGGCCAGAATCTCGCCGGCGCCCATCTCCAGCAGCCGGACGGCCAGACTGTTGCCGAGAGCCTCCGGCCGGTCCGCCGGACCGGACTCTTGGGCCCGCACCAATTCCGTCCCGTCCAGGGAGGCCACCACCGCCTCCAATACCAGGCGCCCGTCCCGGAACCGTCCCAGGGCCCCGACCGGTACCTGGCAGCCGCCTTCCAGGCGCCGCAACAGCGTCCTCTCGGCCTGCACGGCCGCGCGGGTCGGCGCGTGGTCAATCGTTCGCAGCATTTCGAGGATCTCAGCGTCGTCCGCACGCGCCTCGATCCCCAGCGCCCCCTGACCGACCGCCGGCAGGCACATGGCCACCGGTATGCGGTGGGTGACCCTCTCGGTAAGGCCCAACCGGAACAGCCCGGCCCAGGCCAGCACCAGGGCGTCCACCACGCCCTCGTCCAGTTTCCGGAGCCGGGTCTGGACGTTGCCCCGTACCGGGATCACTTGCAGGTCGGGCCGGTAGGCCAGGAGCTGGGCCGTGCGCCGCAGGCTGCTGGTCCCGAGCACCGCGCCTGCCGGCAGCTCCTCCAGCCGCTCCCCCCCGCGGGAAATGAACACGTCGCCCGGGTACTCCCGGACGGAAACCGCCCCGATGACCAGACCCTCGGGCAGCCCGGTGGGCAGATCCTTCATGCTGTGCACCGCCAGGTCGATTTCCCGGTGGAGCAGCGCCTGCTCGAGTTCCTTGGTAAAAAGGCCCTTGTCGCCGATCTTGGCCAGGGCCACTTCCAGGATATTATCTCCGGTGGTCCGGATTTCCTTGCGCACGAAGCTCACCCGAGGGTAGCGCGCCCGCAGGTGGTCGATGACCCAGTCGGCCTGCGCCAGGGCCAGCCGGGACCCGCGCGTGCCGACCACAACCTCCCGCCGCATCAACAGCCCTTTCCTTTCAGGCAGCTAACCGGGCAGGACTCCGTCCGACCCACTAGCGTGGGTACCCCACCGTTCTCCGGCTCCAGGTTGAAGAGCTTCTGCAGGGCATCCGAGTAGAAGTGGCCCTCGGGCGTTAAGGCCAGTTTCTTTAACCGGGTAATCGGCTCGTGCAGCAGTTGACTGACGATGGAGTTGGCCATGGAACTGATCACCTTCAACTCCCGTTCGGAGAGTTCGCCTCCAAGCCGGTTCAGCGCCCGGTCCAGCTCGTTCCGCTTGATCTCCTCGCCCCGCTTTTTCAAGGCCACCACGGTGGGGATGACGAAGCGTGACCCGAGCGCCAGCAGGAACTCGCGCACTTCGGCGTCGATGATCCGTTCCGCCGCCACCGCAGCCCGCCGCCGTTCCGCCAGGTTGGCGTCGACCACGCTCTGCAGGCTGTCGATGTCGTAGAGCACAACGCCGGGCAGGTGCCCCACTGCCGGGTCCACGTCGCGGGGTACGGCGATGTCGATAAAAAAGATGGCGCGGCCTCCGCGCTCGGCCAGAACGGACGTCATCGGTTCGGCGCGGATCACGTAGTGACTGGCCGCCGTGCAGCTGATCACGATGTCGGCGTGTCCCATCCACCGGTACAACTCGTCGAAGCGGACCGCCCGGCCCCCGAACTGGGCGGCTAACTCCACCGCCCGGGGGTAGGACCGGTTGGACACGATGACGCCGGCCACCCCGTGCGACAGCAAGTGCTTTACGGTCAACTCGCTCATCTTGCCGGCCCCGACGATCAGGACCTCCCGGCCCTCCAGGCTGCCCAGGGTCTGCCGCGCCAGTTCCACGGCCGCGTAGCTGATGGAGACCGGATTCTTGTCGATGCCCGTTTCAGTCCGGACCCGTTTCCCGACCGCCAACGCCTGCTGGAAGGCACAGTTCAAAAGCCAGTTCACCGTTCCGACTTGCTGGGCGAACTGGTAAGCCTGCTTCACCTGGCCCAGGATCTGAGTCTCGCCCAGGACCATGGAGTCCAGGCCGGAGGAGACCCGGAACAGATGACGCACGCTTTCCCCGAAGGAATAGTTGTAGGTATGGCTTTTGATCGCTTCCACCGGGCTGCCGCAGCGTTCGGCCAGGAAGCACCAGATATTCTGCAGGCCGTCCTCTTCCGAGAGCACGGCATAGACCTCGGTACGGTTGCAGGTGGAGATAACCACGCAGCTTTCGACACCCTCCCGGTCGCTGAGGCCCCGCAACACCTCTTTCAAGGTGTGCTCCGGAAAGGAAAGCTTTTCACGCACGGCCAGCGGCGCCGTACGGTGGTTAAGACCCACCACCGTAATCAACACTGCCTACCAGCTCCTTCACCCTGTCGTAGTCGCCGTTCTCTAGCGCGTCTAAGATCTCCGGCGCGCAAAGCGCCTCCAGCAGTTGCTCTTTCCTGACCGGGTCGGATACGCTCCGAATGATATTATGGCGTATTCGGCCGATAAGTGCAAGGTAGTCCCCGTACAGGGGGCCGTACTCGCGTTCCAGCTTTTCCCGGAGCCTGCGGGCCAGCAGGGGGCTTTGGCCGCCGGTGGAAACGGCGATGGTGAGGTCGCCTCGGCGCACACAGGCGGGTACGAAAAAAGTGCAGTTTTCCGGATCGTCAACCGCGTTCAAAAGAAGGCGCCGCTCCCGGCAGTCCGCGGCCACCATCCGGTTCGCCGCCGGATCGTTGGTGGCGCTGATCACCAGAAAAGCGCCCTCTACGTCTCCGGGGCGGTATCGGCCCCGCCGGTACTCGATCACCCCGGCGTCCGCCAGGGCCTGCAAGTCCGCGGTGAGCCGGGGGCTGATCACCCGCACCCGCGCCCCCGCTTCCAGCAGGGATTTGACTTTGCGTTCGGCCACCCGTCCCCCGCCGATCACCAGGCAGAGCTCACCCTCCAGCTTGACCAGGACCGGATATAAGGCAGACATTCGCTCCCTCCAACCAGAGAAGACACCGGCTTCCTTGCTTCATCTCTCCGACTTCCGACTTCCGGCTTCCGACCTCTATTTTCAGTAGGTGCGCACCCGGACAAAGTCGGTCACCCGGGCGAAGTTCTCCCGGGCCGGGATGTCCGGCAGCATTTTCAGATAGCCGTGGGCCTTGTCCAGGTACTGGTCGGCAACCTGGAACGCCAAATCGACGCCGCCGTATTCCTTGGTCAGCCGGATCGCTTCCCGGACGTCTTCGGCGGTCTTTTCGGTCTTGTTCACGAGGGCCGCCAGCCTGCCGTCTTCCGGGCTCCGGGCCAGCGCCAGCATCACGGGGAGCGTGATGATGCCCTGGCGCAAGTCCCCCCCGGTGGGCTTGCCCAGGCGTTTCTGGTCGGCCACCATATCCAGGATGTCGTCAGTGATTTGAAAGGCCATGCCCAGACAATGGCCGAACCGCCCCAGCGGCTTGTACAGCTCGCGGGGCGCCCCGGTGGCCACCGCTCCGAGCTGACACGCGGCCTGGATCAGGAGCGCGGTCTTGTACTTGATCCGCCGCAGGTAGTCCCGGAGATCGCACTGGTTCAAGCCGGCGAACTGGATGATTTCCCCCTCGCACATCTTCACGCAGGAGTGGGCCAACACCCCGATAATTACCGGGCTCCGGTAAACGGATACCAGGATCATGGCCTTCGCCAGCAGGTAGTCGCCGGTATGAACCGACACCTTGTTGCCCCAACGCGCTTTCACGGTCGGAATCCCCCGCCGCAGTTCGGCGCCGTCGACCACATCGTCGTGCACAAGGGTAGCCAGGTGCACCAACTCCAGCGCCATAGCCAGGGGCAGGACTTTCTGCAGGTCATAGTTGTAAAACTTGGCCGACAAAAGGGCGAGAGCCGGACGCAATCGTTTGCCGCCGGCCCGGAAAAGGTGGCTGGACGACTCGGTCAACAGCTGGTTGTTGCTTTTCAGGACGGCGTACAGTTCTCGCTCAACAATATCCAGGTCATCCCGAACCACGTCCAGCAGGGGTAACATTTTCTCGCAAGCCTTCTCTCTAATAAGAGCGCTGTTTTCATGTTTCGCCCGGCACCTCCGAAATCCTTCTCCAAACCGCCGGAAGGCCCCGGGACGGCAAAAACCTCAGTTCGTTGGTAGTCGGTGACGGGATCAGCCACTTAAAGTCTTTTCCCACCAACCACTGACCACCGACGACTAACGACCAAATTCCCCGGTGTCACCCCGCACCCGGGTGTCCTGGAAGAACATCCCATCCTCTTTGACGTAGGGGATCGCATCCACATCCTCCGTATGGCCGCGGTCCTCCTCTTCCGAATTCTCGGTTTCGGTCGAAAGGCTGTCCTGCGACGCGTCCTGCCAAGCATCCTCCCGGTCGTACATCACGCTCTCGTTTCCCGGCGGGAGCCACGGACGGTTGAACACCTCTTCCTCCACCGGGCGCGCCCGCTCGTCTTTCCCCTCGGCCCGGGCCTTGCACTCCCGGCACTTGGTCGTGAACGGCACCGCCTCCAGCCGCTCGAGGTCGATGTCCACCCCGCATTCGTCACAGCGGCCGTAGGTGCCCCGGTCCATCCTGGCCAGCGCGTCCTCCACGGCCAGCAGGCGGAACCGGGCGTTCTCCCGCAGAGCAAAATCCTTGCTCCGTTCAAAAGTCTCGCTGGCTATATCTGCCGGATGGTTGTCGTAGGTGCTGAGCTCCCCGATGGTATCTTCCAGCGCCACGTCCATGGTCTGCTGGATGGCATTGATCTCCCGCTGCACGGCGGCCCTTTCCCGGAGCAGGCGGACGCGCAGTTGTTCGAGCTTGGCCGAATCCACTTTATCACTCCCCAAGTCTTTTGTCCCCGACTTCCCCCTGGGTCCCGGGCCGCACTACCGCGACGTCGGGCAGACACCCGGCGGGTTCCGATTAGCGGGCCAGGTTGATCTCCACCGCACGGACGATATCCGCGATAAAGCCCCCGATCAGCGGCAGGTTCAGCGTCACCAGCCGCTGGAGAACCAGCACCACCACCGCGCCCAGGATGGTGAAGCCGACGGCGAT is drawn from Candidatus Desulforudis audaxviator MP104C and contains these coding sequences:
- the cobA gene encoding uroporphyrinogen-III C-methyltransferase, whose product is MPRGIVYLVGAGPGDAGLLTLKGLVCIQEADVVVYDRLVNSRILMHARPEAELVFAGKSPEGHTLTQDAINGLLAARAGEGLTVARLKGGDPFVFGRGGEEAEYLAERGIPFEVVPGVTSAVAAPAYAGIPLTHRDFTASVAVITGNEDPTKDETAIAWDKLSTGAGTIVFLMGMANLPDIVARLVRHGRAGSTPVAVIRWGTLPEQETVEGTLDDIVERVRAAGLKNPAVIVVGEVCRMRPHLRWFEQKPLFGRRILVTRSREQASALSERIARLGGEALEFPTIAIRPPDDYGPLDLAISEIDTYQWIVFTSVNGVDYFFNRFRELERDIRELGPARLCAIGPRTRDALVGRGLKVAYIPEEYRAERIADGMGALLAPGERVLLPRADIAPSDLAEALTRAGAAVSDVTAYRTVAVGGNAAPVRRLLAEGRVHAVTFTSSSTVRNFVGALGAEDLPSLLARSAVICIGPVTAQTARELGLKVAAVAREYTIDGLVQAVREYFGGSEGVA
- the hemC gene encoding hydroxymethylbilane synthase; protein product: MRREVVVGTRGSRLALAQADWVIDHLRARYPRVSFVRKEIRTTGDNILEVALAKIGDKGLFTKELEQALLHREIDLAVHSMKDLPTGLPEGLVIGAVSVREYPGDVFISRGGERLEELPAGAVLGTSSLRRTAQLLAYRPDLQVIPVRGNVQTRLRKLDEGVVDALVLAWAGLFRLGLTERVTHRIPVAMCLPAVGQGALGIEARADDAEILEMLRTIDHAPTRAAVQAERTLLRRLEGGCQVPVGALGRFRDGRLVLEAVVASLDGTELVRAQESGPADRPEALGNSLAVRLLEMGAGEILARVRAGA
- a CDS encoding glutamyl-tRNA reductase → MLITVVGLNHRTAPLAVREKLSFPEHTLKEVLRGLSDREGVESCVVISTCNRTEVYAVLSEEDGLQNIWCFLAERCGSPVEAIKSHTYNYSFGESVRHLFRVSSGLDSMVLGETQILGQVKQAYQFAQQVGTVNWLLNCAFQQALAVGKRVRTETGIDKNPVSISYAAVELARQTLGSLEGREVLIVGAGKMSELTVKHLLSHGVAGVIVSNRSYPRAVELAAQFGGRAVRFDELYRWMGHADIVISCTAASHYVIRAEPMTSVLAERGGRAIFFIDIAVPRDVDPAVGHLPGVVLYDIDSLQSVVDANLAERRRAAVAAERIIDAEVREFLLALGSRFVIPTVVALKKRGEEIKRNELDRALNRLGGELSERELKVISSMANSIVSQLLHEPITRLKKLALTPEGHFYSDALQKLFNLEPENGGVPTLVGRTESCPVSCLKGKGC
- a CDS encoding precorrin-2 dehydrogenase/sirohydrochlorin ferrochelatase family protein, which translates into the protein MSALYPVLVKLEGELCLVIGGGRVAERKVKSLLEAGARVRVISPRLTADLQALADAGVIEYRRGRYRPGDVEGAFLVISATNDPAANRMVAADCRERRLLLNAVDDPENCTFFVPACVRRGDLTIAVSTGGQSPLLARRLREKLEREYGPLYGDYLALIGRIRHNIIRSVSDPVRKEQLLEALCAPEILDALENGDYDRVKELVGSVDYGGGS
- a CDS encoding polyprenyl synthetase family protein codes for the protein MLPLLDVVRDDLDIVERELYAVLKSNNQLLTESSSHLFRAGGKRLRPALALLSAKFYNYDLQKVLPLAMALELVHLATLVHDDVVDGAELRRGIPTVKARWGNKVSVHTGDYLLAKAMILVSVYRSPVIIGVLAHSCVKMCEGEIIQFAGLNQCDLRDYLRRIKYKTALLIQAACQLGAVATGAPRELYKPLGRFGHCLGMAFQITDDILDMVADQKRLGKPTGGDLRQGIITLPVMLALARSPEDGRLAALVNKTEKTAEDVREAIRLTKEYGGVDLAFQVADQYLDKAHGYLKMLPDIPARENFARVTDFVRVRTY
- a CDS encoding TraR/DksA C4-type zinc finger protein, giving the protein MDSAKLEQLRVRLLRERAAVQREINAIQQTMDVALEDTIGELSTYDNHPADIASETFERSKDFALRENARFRLLAVEDALARMDRGTYGRCDECGVDIDLERLEAVPFTTKCRECKARAEGKDERARPVEEEVFNRPWLPPGNESVMYDREDAWQDASQDSLSTETENSEEEDRGHTEDVDAIPYVKEDGMFFQDTRVRGDTGEFGR